One genomic window of Desmospora activa DSM 45169 includes the following:
- a CDS encoding ROK family transcriptional regulator: protein MITGDATYLKNLNRRIILEHIVASPGLSRAELAKITGLNKATITSQISTLLEEGLLLESGTPSHSFVGRKPIPLTLNKNAGCALGIDLDSDHANLLLTDLSGKRLQQKTVQFSDRKPETIIEELHQTIHAFSSGSIGPLVGIGLGIHGIVDHDEQVIFIPRLEWTIADVKQRLQQKHQVPVFVDNNANLSAYAERVYCYPVHNLISISAYSGIGLGMIINDQIYRGMDGFAGEVGHMIVVPQGKPCPCGNHGCWERYASDQHALLFLADTLGVDSLTWEEVKRGINRGAPIEQEMNQLLMYWVVGLNNVINIFNPEILILNSSLARVFPEFVTQIKTRLQSRMTHCRVLATSTLGKNACALGGAALAIRQFLGVERLDFMKNDPAS, encoded by the coding sequence ATGATAACCGGTGATGCCACCTATCTAAAAAATTTAAATCGACGGATTATCTTGGAGCATATCGTTGCTTCTCCAGGACTTTCCCGTGCCGAATTGGCTAAAATAACGGGATTGAACAAAGCGACGATCACTTCTCAAATCTCAACGTTGTTAGAGGAAGGGCTACTACTAGAATCGGGTACTCCCTCCCACTCGTTTGTCGGCCGGAAACCGATTCCCCTAACTTTAAATAAAAATGCCGGGTGCGCTCTTGGCATTGACCTAGACAGTGATCATGCCAATCTTCTCCTCACTGATCTGTCCGGAAAGAGATTACAACAAAAAACCGTTCAATTCTCCGATCGAAAACCTGAAACTATCATAGAAGAGTTGCATCAAACCATCCATGCTTTTTCATCCGGCTCCATTGGACCATTGGTTGGAATCGGCTTAGGGATACATGGAATCGTTGATCACGATGAACAAGTAATTTTTATCCCTCGCTTGGAATGGACCATCGCAGATGTAAAACAACGCCTCCAACAAAAACACCAGGTTCCCGTCTTTGTGGACAACAATGCCAATCTAAGCGCTTATGCAGAGCGGGTATATTGCTACCCCGTCCATAACTTGATCAGTATTAGTGCTTATTCCGGCATCGGTTTAGGAATGATCATCAATGATCAAATCTATCGCGGGATGGACGGTTTTGCCGGGGAGGTTGGACATATGATCGTCGTTCCTCAAGGAAAACCTTGTCCTTGTGGCAATCACGGATGTTGGGAGCGTTATGCCTCGGACCAACATGCTTTGCTGTTTTTAGCGGATACCTTAGGTGTGGATTCTCTTACATGGGAAGAAGTGAAACGCGGAATTAACCGAGGGGCCCCGATTGAACAGGAGATGAATCAACTTTTGATGTATTGGGTCGTCGGTTTAAACAATGTCATCAATATCTTCAACCCTGAAATTCTCATCTTAAACAGCTCCTTAGCACGGGTATTTCCCGAGTTTGTAACACAAATCAAAACCCGTCTTCAATCCCGGATGACCCATTGCCGTGTACTCGCCACATCTACCCTTGGAAAAAATGCCTGTGCTTTAGGAGGAGCGGCTTTGGCAATCCGTCAGTTTCTTGGGGTGGAACGGCTAGATTTTATGAAAAACGACCCAGCTTCTTAA
- a CDS encoding serine hydrolase domain-containing protein: protein MRFNTMWKSIGILFLAIVLMLPNSAWAQDSTTTIELRETKETPTASGLLHVDQGRMSWGQPGRISPILHPGTPESAGMKREPIQAIDPYMEEVVQSGQSPGAVVLVARRGHVVKIDSYGDALRYRDDTGTPVDDPIPMRTNTIFDVASISKIFTTVAVMKLFEEGKFDLDDPVAKHLPEFAQNGKEKVTIRQLMTHTSGYAASIPLHRQGTDREDRIQIVLTHPLLHEPGTTYIYSDLNMIALGALVERLSGQRLDVFVRERITEPLGMKDTMYNPPASLKPRIAATEYQRDVDRGMVWGEVHDEKAWSLDGVAGHAGVFSSAYDLAIFAHTLLQKGKYGNVRILEEETVEQMEENQNEAFPGDEHGLGWELAQGWFMDALADIRTMGHTGFTGTSLVLNRDQATIAITLTNRVHPTRNTPTINPIRRQVARYAADAIPVQMPTTGAAWFAGYGDNLDRTLEAGYLPQAEAARTLTFDTWHRLEPVVDYGVVEGSSDGREWVSLTRTFTGYRDWQRVRVEIPVDIRYLRFRYHTDDTVNGRGWYVKEPVLRDNEGRTIKLKWKSEDGWEQREW from the coding sequence ATGCGATTTAATACGATGTGGAAGTCGATCGGCATACTGTTTTTAGCGATTGTACTGATGTTGCCGAATTCCGCTTGGGCGCAAGATTCAACAACGACGATTGAACTGCGGGAGACAAAGGAGACACCGACAGCCTCGGGGTTACTACATGTTGATCAGGGGAGGATGTCCTGGGGGCAGCCGGGTCGAATTAGCCCTATACTTCATCCGGGAACGCCGGAATCGGCGGGAATGAAACGGGAACCGATCCAAGCGATCGACCCCTATATGGAAGAAGTGGTCCAAAGCGGTCAGTCACCGGGAGCAGTGGTATTGGTGGCACGTCGGGGACATGTGGTAAAGATTGACTCATATGGCGATGCCCTTCGTTACCGTGATGACACAGGTACACCGGTGGATGATCCGATTCCGATGAGAACGAATACCATCTTTGACGTTGCCTCCATCAGTAAGATTTTTACGACAGTGGCGGTGATGAAGCTATTTGAAGAGGGAAAGTTTGATCTCGATGATCCCGTCGCCAAACATCTCCCGGAATTTGCGCAAAACGGGAAGGAAAAAGTGACAATCCGCCAGTTGATGACCCATACATCCGGTTATGCTGCCAGCATTCCCTTACACCGGCAGGGGACTGATCGGGAAGATCGCATTCAGATTGTGCTGACTCATCCACTCTTACATGAGCCGGGAACCACTTATATATACAGCGATCTCAACATGATTGCCCTGGGTGCGCTGGTGGAGCGCTTATCCGGTCAACGGTTGGACGTTTTTGTGCGGGAACGGATTACGGAGCCGCTGGGGATGAAGGATACGATGTACAATCCACCCGCATCTTTAAAGCCGCGCATCGCTGCGACAGAGTATCAACGGGATGTGGACCGGGGTATGGTCTGGGGTGAGGTGCACGATGAAAAGGCTTGGTCCCTGGATGGGGTAGCCGGTCACGCCGGTGTGTTCTCCAGTGCTTATGACTTGGCTATTTTTGCTCATACGCTGTTGCAAAAAGGGAAATACGGCAATGTTCGCATTTTAGAAGAAGAAACGGTAGAACAGATGGAGGAGAATCAGAACGAAGCTTTCCCCGGCGATGAACACGGCCTTGGGTGGGAATTGGCGCAAGGCTGGTTTATGGATGCCCTCGCCGATATTCGGACGATGGGACATACCGGCTTTACCGGTACTTCCCTGGTGCTTAATCGCGATCAGGCAACGATTGCGATCACCTTGACAAACCGCGTCCATCCGACGCGCAATACACCGACTATCAACCCGATTCGGCGCCAGGTGGCCCGCTACGCTGCTGATGCGATCCCGGTACAGATGCCGACAACAGGAGCCGCTTGGTTTGCCGGTTACGGCGATAATCTGGACCGCACCCTTGAGGCGGGGTACCTCCCACAGGCTGAGGCTGCTCGCACACTTACCTTTGATACGTGGCACCGCCTTGAACCCGTCGTTGATTATGGCGTGGTGGAAGGATCCAGTGACGGTCGTGAATGGGTTTCGCTTACCCGCACCTTTACCGGCTACCGGGACTGGCAGCGTGTTCGTGTGGAGATCCCGGTCGATATCCGTTATCTCCGCTTCCGCTACCATACCGACGATACCGTCAATGGTCGCGGATGGTATGTCAAGGAGCCCGTTCTGCGTGACAATGAGGGCAGAACAATCAAACTGAAGTGGAAGAGTGAAGACGGGTGGGAGCAGCGGGAGTGGTAG
- a CDS encoding TRAP transporter substrate-binding protein, whose product MRRLGFLALITMLIISGCGAQGVATSTTKKTITIAHNLNDQHPVHKGLERFSEEVEKRTNGSLSVKIYANGVLGSERDALEQLKRGGIDMTKVSAGQLESFSPSYRVFSLPYLFENQEHFYRAMQLPEIQQLYQSTEDQGYIALTFYDAGARSFYSNRPIQTPDDLKGMKIRIQESLAAAELIKQLGASPTPMAFGETYTGLQQGVIDGAENNETALTSSKHGEVSKIFAVTEHTRIPDMLLISTKTWNELSDDQKEAVSQAAKISTEYQKELWQEAIQLSIQEAEKSMDVRFINVDKEPFRQKLEPMVERYRQSDPLARDVIDAVENLKGEENSE is encoded by the coding sequence ATGCGAAGGCTTGGTTTCCTCGCTCTGATCACGATGTTAATCATCAGCGGTTGTGGCGCACAAGGCGTTGCTACTTCAACGACAAAAAAGACAATCACAATCGCTCACAATTTGAACGATCAGCATCCCGTGCATAAGGGTTTAGAGCGTTTTTCTGAAGAGGTGGAAAAACGGACGAACGGTTCACTCTCGGTTAAAATTTACGCCAATGGCGTGCTGGGTTCTGAAAGGGATGCATTGGAACAGTTGAAACGAGGCGGCATCGATATGACCAAAGTGAGTGCTGGTCAGTTGGAAAGCTTCTCCCCCTCGTATCGGGTGTTTAGCCTTCCCTATCTTTTTGAAAATCAAGAACATTTTTACCGCGCTATGCAGCTTCCAGAAATCCAGCAACTGTATCAGTCCACTGAAGACCAAGGGTATATCGCTTTAACGTTTTACGATGCCGGAGCTCGTAGTTTTTACTCCAATCGACCGATTCAGACTCCTGATGATTTAAAGGGAATGAAAATTCGGATTCAAGAAAGCTTGGCTGCAGCGGAGCTGATTAAACAGTTGGGGGCTTCCCCTACTCCAATGGCTTTTGGCGAGACTTATACTGGGTTGCAACAAGGGGTGATCGACGGTGCTGAAAATAATGAAACCGCTCTCACTTCAAGCAAGCATGGTGAGGTATCCAAAATATTTGCAGTGACGGAACATACACGAATTCCCGATATGCTCCTTATCTCGACAAAGACTTGGAATGAGTTATCCGATGATCAAAAAGAGGCTGTCAGTCAAGCTGCCAAGATTTCCACCGAATATCAGAAAGAGCTTTGGCAAGAGGCGATCCAACTGTCGATTCAAGAAGCGGAAAAGTCGATGGACGTTCGTTTTATCAATGTAGATAAAGAGCCCTTTCGACAAAAACTGGAGCCAATGGTGGAGAGGTATCGCCAAAGTGATCCCCTCGCAAGGGATGTGATTGATGCTGTGGAGAACTTAAAAGGGGAGGAGAATTCCGAATGA